A window from Leptospira meyeri encodes these proteins:
- a CDS encoding ATP-binding protein, with protein MILKIENFGIFSKNEFPIEKVTVFTGPNESGKTTILDAFVSALVKVVGSTKYGALLNARYKPERNSDLGIPKLSLSQNLYLNSLVIREGNMDVGSEKELISTIEQTIFDSGYNPAKLIEQVEQLATKTGTRKSAKEWNQTLLELTTAKQRFNESELNLNKISSQFADLPTWEIERQKRKEELSSSLEEQIKLQKRLEEYKETEQFAEADRVYGQLLQWETLRTQSKSDERILKSNGDQKSKEIDGEIQSIEQKLSLSKERFLQLEKKLESSLSQKTLTEQKSKKLESYFDFFETWKHTIRKFQEESPVVQRITWNPLYRSLAGGFGVFGIFSLILSLFTDFGVWIYILPIFFLGATLFFVFRAKEIKLERDEPKWNEMVRRIATEMETKTLGEWKPDSLTMESITLMFQRFDREYTKHKLEGDNFQTAITSLEEEINQFRIEEKKGKELLFEKEKELTAILRESGVNSISEQTELFVQIRLKQEKLRTLEESLKLESKKWGINELEDLKLQLKEKRMDLEKKGISKTYSSEDRTAKQKLENEIQTISNKIRDLERILVELEKKLDTGKAVLESRIVPAQKEWEQNKRDLETKEKKTNELEKNFQALEVLTEIFTEMQSESTDKMSSLVKSLQNRMDALKGSLPTKQIQWNGFSDEIQITSDSSKTSQVFTNLSTGTKEQISYVLRLEYAFRIGKQFNLPYLLLDEPFRHMDISRRDVALAYTLQCIANAEEEWKVVFFSFDEDLVSKINVLAKEYNLPCQIHELTKRVS; from the coding sequence ATGATATTAAAAATAGAAAACTTCGGTATCTTTTCCAAAAATGAATTTCCCATTGAAAAAGTGACTGTGTTCACGGGTCCCAACGAATCAGGTAAAACAACTATCTTGGATGCCTTTGTCTCGGCTCTCGTGAAAGTTGTGGGAAGCACAAAGTATGGTGCCCTTCTTAATGCAAGATACAAACCTGAAAGAAATTCTGATTTGGGGATACCCAAACTTTCTCTTTCCCAAAATTTATATTTGAACTCACTAGTCATTAGGGAAGGAAATATGGATGTAGGTTCTGAAAAAGAACTGATTAGCACCATTGAACAAACCATATTTGATAGTGGATATAATCCTGCTAAACTCATAGAGCAGGTAGAACAACTTGCAACAAAAACGGGAACAAGAAAGTCCGCTAAAGAATGGAATCAAACTTTATTAGAACTTACGACTGCCAAACAAAGGTTTAATGAGTCAGAGTTGAATTTAAATAAAATCTCTTCTCAATTTGCTGATTTACCAACCTGGGAGATCGAACGTCAAAAACGAAAAGAAGAGTTATCCTCTTCTTTAGAAGAACAAATTAAACTACAAAAACGTTTAGAAGAATATAAGGAAACTGAACAATTCGCGGAAGCGGACCGAGTGTATGGCCAATTGTTACAATGGGAAACATTACGAACCCAATCGAAGTCAGATGAACGAATCCTAAAATCAAATGGGGATCAAAAATCAAAAGAAATTGATGGGGAAATCCAATCGATCGAACAAAAATTATCTCTTTCAAAAGAACGATTTCTACAATTGGAAAAAAAATTAGAATCTTCTCTGAGTCAAAAAACATTAACAGAACAAAAATCCAAAAAATTGGAATCCTATTTTGATTTTTTTGAAACTTGGAAGCATACCATTCGTAAATTTCAAGAAGAATCCCCAGTGGTCCAAAGAATCACTTGGAATCCATTATATAGAAGTTTGGCGGGCGGGTTTGGTGTTTTTGGGATTTTTTCTTTGATCCTTTCCTTATTCACAGATTTTGGTGTTTGGATTTATATTCTCCCAATTTTCTTTTTAGGTGCGACTTTATTTTTTGTTTTTCGTGCTAAAGAAATCAAACTTGAACGGGATGAACCCAAGTGGAACGAAATGGTTCGTCGGATCGCTACCGAAATGGAAACCAAAACTTTAGGTGAATGGAAACCTGATTCACTGACTATGGAATCTATTACCTTAATGTTCCAACGATTTGATCGGGAATACACAAAACATAAACTGGAAGGAGATAACTTTCAAACGGCCATCACTAGTTTGGAAGAAGAAATCAATCAGTTTCGCATTGAAGAAAAAAAAGGGAAGGAACTTCTTTTTGAAAAAGAAAAAGAATTAACGGCAATTTTGCGAGAATCTGGAGTGAATTCAATTTCTGAACAAACTGAATTATTTGTTCAAATTCGATTGAAACAAGAAAAGTTGCGAACATTAGAAGAATCCTTAAAACTTGAGTCCAAAAAATGGGGAATTAATGAATTAGAAGATTTAAAACTCCAATTAAAAGAAAAACGAATGGATTTAGAAAAAAAAGGAATCTCAAAGACCTATTCCTCGGAAGATCGGACCGCCAAACAAAAATTAGAAAACGAAATCCAAACAATTTCCAATAAAATTCGAGATCTTGAAAGAATCCTTGTTGAGTTAGAGAAAAAATTGGATACGGGTAAAGCTGTTTTGGAGTCCAGAATCGTGCCTGCCCAAAAAGAATGGGAACAAAACAAACGCGATTTAGAAACAAAAGAAAAAAAGACAAATGAATTGGAAAAGAACTTTCAGGCTCTGGAAGTGTTAACAGAAATTTTTACTGAGATGCAATCTGAAAGTACAGATAAAATGTCATCTCTTGTTAAATCATTACAAAACAGAATGGATGCACTAAAAGGTTCTCTTCCAACAAAACAAATCCAATGGAATGGATTTTCTGATGAAATTCAGATCACCTCCGACTCCTCTAAAACTAGCCAAGTCTTTACAAATTTATCCACAGGAACGAAAGAACAAATTTCTTATGTTCTGCGTTTGGAATATGCTTTTCGCATTGGGAAACAATTCAATTTACCTTATCTTCTGTTGGATGAGCCATTTCGACATATGGATATTAGTCGAAGAGATGTTGCACTTGCCTACACATTGCAATGTATTGCCAATGCAGAAGAAGAATGGAAAGTCGTATTTTTTAGTTTTGATGAGGATTTGGTTTCAAAGATTAACGTTTTGGCAAAGGAATATAATCTCCCTTGCCAAATCCATGAATTAACTAAACGAGTTTCTTAG